A segment of the Bacillota bacterium genome:
ATGGGCAAAGTTGTGGGGATTGACCTTGGCACTACCAACTCCGTGATCGCGGTGATGGAAGGCGGCAAGCCGACCGTTATCGTCAACGCCGAGGGCTCGAGGCTCACGCCGTCAGTGGTCGGATTCACCAAGGCAGGCGAGCGGTTGGTGGGGCAGTTGGCCCGAAGGCAGGCCGTGCTCAACCCCGAGAACACCGTCTTTTCGATAAAGCGGTTCATGGGGCGCCGGTTCGACGAGGTGGAGGAGGAGCGTGGGCGCGTCCCCTACCGTGTCAAGGCTGGATCGAACTACGAGGCCAGGGTGGAGGTGCCTGCCACGGGCAAGGATTACCCGCCCGAGGAGATCTCGGCCATGATCCTGCAGAAGATGAAAGCTGACGCTGAGAAGTACCTTGGTGAGCCGGTCACCAAAGCCGTCATCACAGTGCCTGCCTACTTCAACGACTCTCAGAGGCAGGCGACCAAGGACGCCGGGCGCATCGCCGGCCTTGAGGTTTTGAGGATAATAAACGAACCTACAGCGGCGGCACTCGCCTACGGGCTCGACAAGAAGACAAATGAGACGATCCTTGTCTGGGACCTGGGAGGAGGCACGTTCGACGTTTCGATTCTCGAGGTCGGAGACGGAGTCTTCGAGGTCAAGTCCACTTCCGGTGACACTCACCTGGGCGGAGATGACTACGACCAGAGGATAGTCCAGTACATCGCGGACGAATTTCAGCGGGAGCAGGGCATCGATCTGCGACGGGATCGCCAGGCACTACAGCGTCTGATCGAGGCGGCCGAGAAAGCCAAGATCGAGCTTTCCCAGGTTGTGGAGACCTCAATCAGCCTGCCGTTCATCACGGCAGACCAGACTGGTCCCAAACACCTGGAAACCAGACTCACCCGTGCGAAATTCGAGGAGCTCACAGCTGACCTCACCGAGCGGTGCATGAAACCATTCAGGCAGGCCCTGGCCGATGCCAAGTTGTCCGCGGATGATCTGGACGAGGTCATCCTGGTGGGCGGAGCCACCCGGATGCCGGTGATACAGGAACTCGTTCGCAAGCTCACGGGCAAGGAACCGCACCGTGGTGTGAACCCCGATGAAGTCGTGGCTGTTGGAGCGGCGATCCAGGCAGGCGTTCTCGCTGGCGAGGTCAAGGATGTGGTGCTACTCGACGTCACCCCGCTGTCGTTGGGCATCGAGACCTTGGGTGGCGTAACCACCAGGCTCATAGAGCGCAACACCACGATCCCGACCAGGAAGAGCCAGATATTCACGACGGCCGAGGATGGGCAGTCCGCAGTGGAGATCCATGTTCTTCAGGGTGAGCGCGAATTTGCCAGGGACAACCGCACCCTGGGTCGGTTCCAGCTCCAGGGCATCCCACCGGCGCCGAGAGGTGTGCCGCAGATCGAGGTCACCTTCGACATCGACGCGAACGGCATCGTGAACGTGACGGCCAAGGATCTTGGAACAGGCAAGGAGCAGAGGATCACCATAACGGCGTCCACTCAGCTGACCAAGGACGAAGTCGACCGGCTAGTTCGGGATGCTGAGAGATACGCAGCAGAAGACAAGAAGCGCCGTGAGGAAGTCGAGCTGAGAAACCAGGCAGACACCCTGGTCTACCAGACCGAGAAGACCCTCCGCGACATGAGCGACAAGATCAGCCCGGAGGATCGATCAAAGGTCGAAGCTGAACTCGAGAAGCTCAAGAAAGCTATTAAGGAGAATGACACGGCCTCGCTCGCCCGGTTCATGGACGAACTTAGGCAAGCTTCCTACCGGATGTCTGAGGAGCTGTACAAGAGATCCGCAGGCGCAGATGCCGGGCATGAACCCAGAGCGGCGAAGGAGCAAGGCGCGGGGAATGACGAGGAAGTCATAGACGCAGACTTCAAGACGGTGGATGGGGACAATAAGTGAGGTCAATACGCCATCAATTCGAACGGAGGTGTGAACAATGACCCTCATGAACTGGGATCCTTGGCGTGACCTGGCCGAACTCAGAGGGGCAGTGAACAGATTGTTCGAGGAGAGCCTCACCCGAGCTCCGGGTGAGCGAAGGGGGGATCTCGCCGGCGGGAACTGGCTGGTCCCAGTGGATATCATCGAGACTCCCGAGGAATTCGTTGTCAGGGCTGAACTCCCCGGGATGCGGCTTGAGGACATCGACATCACCATGGTCGAGGATCAGCTGACCATCAGAGGCAAGCGCACCGAGGAGAAAGAGGAGAAGGGCCGCAACTACTTGCGAGTCGAGAGGCGCACCGGGAGTTTCTATCGCACCCTGAACCTCACGGCCCCCATCGCGGGGGACCGGGTCCGGGCGACCTACAAGGCTGGGGTTCTCGAGATTCACCTTCCCAAGGCCGAAGACATCAAGCCCAAACAGATCAAGGTCGAAGTCCAGGACTAGAGTTGTCCGCATGCGTGGCCTGGGGCGGGGGCGGGGTGTCCCGCCCCCGCCTCACCTGCACCCAGAAGTCGTTCGGAAGCGAACACATTACATGAGTGGTGGTGTTCTTGTGATGACCGATGAGCGCAACCGCCCGGAGGAGGAGCAACACAATGAGGCCCTCCGGGAGGAACCGACGCAGAAAACGCCGCCTGAAGTGGAAGGCGGGAAACAGAGCCCCGATGCCCCCAGTTCTCCGGAGGAACAAGGGCCCAGTGTGGCTGAGAGGCTTAGCCAGGCTGAGGCGAAGGCCAACGAGAATTGGGACCTCTACCTCAGGGCGCGCGCCGACTTCGAAAACTACCAGCGCCGAACGGAACGGCACCTCGCCGCCAGCATTCGCGCGGGCAAGAAGGACCTCATCTTGAGGATCCTTGCGGTGGTCGACGACTTCGAGCGCGCCATCGCGGCGCAGGCCGACCGCGCAGCGCTGGTTGAGGGTATACAGATAACTCTCAGGAAGCTGATGGCAGCGCTGGCCGCCGAAGGTGTAGAGCCTATCGAAGCCGTGGGCAAGCCTTTCGATCCGTGCCTGCACGAGGCGGTTGCGGCGTGCGACGACCCCGCAGTCACTGTGGAGACCGTGGTGGACGAGTTGCTCCGTGGTTATACCTACGAGGGCGAACTCCTGCGGCCAACACTTGCTCGTGTCGCCAGGCCGAACAAAGACTAACCACCCGGCCTGGCCCGGGGGTGCCGAATGGAATTCAGAGACTACTACAAGATACTGGGCGTCAGGAAGGACGCCTCTGAAAAAGAGATAAAGGCCGCCTACCGGAAGCTCGCTCGGAAGTACCACCCGGATGTCAACCCCGGAGACCGAGCGGCTGAGGAGAGATTCAAGGAAATAAGTGAAGCGTACCAGGTGCTCTCCGATCCCGAGAAGCGGTCGCGCTACGATAACCTGGGGGCCAACTGGCAACATTACCAGAAGGCTGGTCCAGACACTTCGTGGTTCGGACCACGCAGGCCGGGACAGACGGGATACCGCCGCGCGACGTTCACCTTCGGTGATTTGTCCGACGCGGACTTCAGCGACTTCTTCAGGCAGTTCTTTGGGGACTTCGGGGGCCTGGGCGACAGCGAGGTATTCCGCACAAGGCCGGCTCAGACTCGCGATGCCGAGCATGAACTCGAAATCAGCCTCGATGAGGCGTACCTTGGCGGAGAACGCTCTCTGGAGATAACAGATCCTTCAGACGGCTCCACCCGGCGCATAGTCGTCACTATCCCCGCAGGAATCCGCCCAGGCGCGACACTCAGGG
Coding sequences within it:
- the dnaK gene encoding molecular chaperone DnaK, producing MGKVVGIDLGTTNSVIAVMEGGKPTVIVNAEGSRLTPSVVGFTKAGERLVGQLARRQAVLNPENTVFSIKRFMGRRFDEVEEERGRVPYRVKAGSNYEARVEVPATGKDYPPEEISAMILQKMKADAEKYLGEPVTKAVITVPAYFNDSQRQATKDAGRIAGLEVLRIINEPTAAALAYGLDKKTNETILVWDLGGGTFDVSILEVGDGVFEVKSTSGDTHLGGDDYDQRIVQYIADEFQREQGIDLRRDRQALQRLIEAAEKAKIELSQVVETSISLPFITADQTGPKHLETRLTRAKFEELTADLTERCMKPFRQALADAKLSADDLDEVILVGGATRMPVIQELVRKLTGKEPHRGVNPDEVVAVGAAIQAGVLAGEVKDVVLLDVTPLSLGIETLGGVTTRLIERNTTIPTRKSQIFTTAEDGQSAVEIHVLQGEREFARDNRTLGRFQLQGIPPAPRGVPQIEVTFDIDANGIVNVTAKDLGTGKEQRITITASTQLTKDEVDRLVRDAERYAAEDKKRREEVELRNQADTLVYQTEKTLRDMSDKISPEDRSKVEAELEKLKKAIKENDTASLARFMDELRQASYRMSEELYKRSAGADAGHEPRAAKEQGAGNDEEVIDADFKTVDGDNK
- a CDS encoding J domain-containing protein yields the protein MEFRDYYKILGVRKDASEKEIKAAYRKLARKYHPDVNPGDRAAEERFKEISEAYQVLSDPEKRSRYDNLGANWQHYQKAGPDTSWFGPRRPGQTGYRRATFTFGDLSDADFSDFFRQFFGDFGGLGDSEVFRTRPAQTRDAEHELEISLDEAYLGGERSLEITDPSDGSTRRIVVTIPAGIRPGATLRVAGEGPMGSRGRGDLYLRIAVRPHPRFELSGDNIRTEVRVPLTRAVLGGEVQVPTPGGGRVAVTIPPETQNGQVLRLRGQGMPVLKSGRRGDLLVRVTVEMPKNLTDQERDLFRQLARTRP
- a CDS encoding nucleotide exchange factor GrpE, with product MSGGVLVMTDERNRPEEEQHNEALREEPTQKTPPEVEGGKQSPDAPSSPEEQGPSVAERLSQAEAKANENWDLYLRARADFENYQRRTERHLAASIRAGKKDLILRILAVVDDFERAIAAQADRAALVEGIQITLRKLMAALAAEGVEPIEAVGKPFDPCLHEAVAACDDPAVTVETVVDELLRGYTYEGELLRPTLARVARPNKD
- a CDS encoding Hsp20/alpha crystallin family protein, yielding MTLMNWDPWRDLAELRGAVNRLFEESLTRAPGERRGDLAGGNWLVPVDIIETPEEFVVRAELPGMRLEDIDITMVEDQLTIRGKRTEEKEEKGRNYLRVERRTGSFYRTLNLTAPIAGDRVRATYKAGVLEIHLPKAEDIKPKQIKVEVQD